In one Acipenser ruthenus chromosome 10, fAciRut3.2 maternal haplotype, whole genome shotgun sequence genomic region, the following are encoded:
- the LOC117409146 gene encoding G protein-activated inward rectifier potassium channel 1-like isoform X2 codes for MSALRKKFGDDYQVVTTSSSGSGFTQPAPKRKRQRFVDKNGRCNVQHGNLGSETSRYLSDLFTTLVDLKWRWNLFIFVLTYTVAWLFMASMWWVIAYIRGDLYKAHDDKYTPCVANVYNFPSAFLFFIETEATIGYGFRYITDKCPEGIILFLFQSILGSIVDAFLIGCMFIKMSQPKKRAETLMFSEHAVISMRDGKLTLMFRVGNLRNSHMVSAQIRCKLLKSRQTPEGEFLPLDQLELDVGFSTGADQLFLVSPLTICHVIDTKSPFYELSQRSMQTEQFEIVVILEGIVETTDTLG; via the exons ATGTCTGCACTTCGAAAGAAATTTGGTGACGATTACCAAGTAGTAACCACTTCATCTAGTGGCTCCGGATTTACTCAACCAGCACCCAAGAGGAAAAGGCAACGGTTTGTGGACAAGAACGGACGATGCAATGTCCAGCATGGTAACCTGGGGAGTGAAACAAGCAGATATCTTTCGGATTTATTTACCACCCTGGTAGATCTGAAATGGCgctggaatttatttatttttgttttgacttACACTGTAGCGTGGCTTTTCATGGCATCAATGTGGTGGGTCATAGCCTACATTCGAGGCGATCTCTATAAAGCCCACGATGATAAGTATACGCCGTGTGTTGCCAATGTCTACAACTTTCCTTCAGCTTTCTTATTCTTTATTGAGACAGAAGCCACAATAGGCTACGGCTTCAGGTATATCACTGACAAATGTCCAGAGGGGAtcattttatttctctttcaGTCTATCCTTGGATCCATAGTAGATGCTTTTTTGATCGGCTGTATGTTTATAAAGATGTCTCAACCCAAGAAGCGAGCAGAGACCTTGATGTTTAGTGAACATGCGGTTATTTCTATGAGAGATGGCAAACTGACTCTCATGTTCAGGGTGGGCAACCTCCGCAACAGCCACATGGTCTCAGCTCAAATCCGCTGCAAATTGCTTAAa TCACGGCAGACGCCTGAGGGTGAGTTTCTCCCCCTCGATCAGTTGGAGTTGGATGTGGGCTTTAGCACCGGGGCTGATCAGCTGTTTCTCGTATCCCCCCTTACAATATGTCATGTGATCGACACCAAGAGCCCCTTCTATGAACTCTCCCAGAGATCCATGCAGACCGAGCAGTTTGAAATTGTTGTAATCTTGGAGGGCATTGTGGAAACCACTG